ATTTTCCGTCCGGGGTGCCGACCATCCTCATCGGTTTGGATAACCTACACCTGTTTGCGCCGCTGGAGTCACGTGTTGGTAGACCGAACGAACCGATCGCCGTGCGATCGAAGATGGGTTGGACAATATATGGGTCCGAAAAACGTAGAGCCAGCGTTAATACATACCTGAATTTTCATTCTATCGCGACGGTGAGCAATCAGGAGCTCCATGATTTGATGCGGGAGCAGTATGTGCTGGAAGAAACAGCGGGTGCATCGTTCGCTGTGCCAGAACCGTTGGAAGAGAAGCGGGCTAGGGAGATCCTGGAGGCGACAACACAGCGAGTGGGCCATCGGTTCGAAACTGGACTGTTGTGGCGCAGCGATGTCCGGAAATTCCCCGATAGCTACTCAATGGCTAAGCGGAGAATGCATGCACTCGATCGGAAATTAGAAAGGAATCCAGCGCTGAAGGAGAATGTGTGTCGGCAGATCGAGGAGTACCAGGAGAAAGGATACGCGCACAAAGTAACCGACGTAGAGTTGATGGAGACAGCTCAATCTGCTGTGTGCTACCTGCCCCTTAACGTCGTGGTGAACCCACGAAAGCCAGGCAAAGTGCGCCTGGTATGGGATGCAGCAGCATCAGTGAATGGCATTTCCCTGAATTCCGAGCTGCTCAAAGGTCCGGATATGTTAGTTCCCCTTCCGCGAGTGATCTGCCATTTCCGAGAACGCCCGATCGCCTTTGGAGGCGACATCCAGGAAATGTATCACCAAATCCGCATCAGATCGGAGGACAAGCAGGCGCAGCGATTCCTGTTTAGGTCAGGTAGCGAAGAGGCTCCACAGATATTCGTGATGGACGTGGCGACTTTCGGATCCACGTGTTCGCCCAGTTCAGCGCAGTATGTGAAGAACGTCAATGCGAAGCAATTTGCGAAGAGGTACCCGGAAGCAGTAGATGCAATAGTCAAACGTCATTACGTGGACGATTACTACGACAGTGTGGACACCGTGGAAGAAGCGATCAAGAGAGCCAACGAAGTGAGATATGTTCATTCGTGTGGCGGTTTTCGAATTAGGAACTGGGTGTCTAACTCCAATGCGTTCCTGCAGGCGGTTGGCGAGCAAAGCGGTGAGTCGGCAGTACACTTTAGCGAAAATAAGGCTGCAGAGTATGAACGTGTGCTGGGCGTAGTATGGGATACGATAGAAGACGTCTTCTGTTTTGAGACCGCTTCGAAGTTCGAGTGTTCCAAAGTCCTCCGAGGAGAAGAACGTCCCACCAAGCGGATGGTACTCAGCATAGCCATGGCACAGTTTGATCCGGCCGGATTCCTAGCTCCAGTTACCATCCTGGGTAAAATGCTGGTGCAAGATCTGTGGAGAACAGGATGCCAGTGGGATGATGCGGTAGATGACCTATCATACAAAAAGTGGACGCGGTGGACGAGCATGTTGGCGAATGTCCAGGCATTTAAGTTGTCGCGCAGCTACTTCGGCACTGCGAGGTCCGATGAAATCCGGGACGTACAGCTGCATATATTTGCGGACGCGGGTGAGACGGGGTATGGATGTGTGGCATATTTTCGTGCCATGGTGCGTGGAGAGGTGAAGTGCACGCTAGTGATGAGCCAGGCGAAAGTTGCTCCCTTGAAACAAGTGTCAATTCCGCGCCTGGAGCTTCTGGCGGCGGTACTGAGTGCACGGATGTCACATACGGTGCGCGAAAACCACAGCATATCCATTAGCAAAGTGGTATTTTGGATAGATGCAGAGGTGGTACTATCGTGGATTAGATCCGACCAGCGCCGCTATAAACAGTTCGTTGGTTTCCGCATCGGAGAGATCCTGAGCTTGACGAGACTAGCAGACTGGCGGTGGGTTCCGACAAGGCTGAACGTTGCAGACCTGCTGACGAAGTGGGGAAAGGATCCAGATCTACATCCGAGTGGTCCGTGGGTACGAGGCCCACAGTTTCTGTACGACCGGGAGGAAAATTGGCCGAGGAAGAGTTTGCCGCCGGCTAATACGACTGAGGAACTTCGGGTTCATCTGTTGCTACACGACGTAAAGATACCAGCGGTTCTTGTAGACGCGAACCGCTTCTCGAAGTGGACGATCCTGGTCCGAACGATAGCGTGCGTGTTTCGATTTGTGACGAACTGTAGACGGAAAAAAGGGAAACTGCCGATAGAAACGTTGCGAGCAACGAAAGGTCAGCTGAAGTCGCATATATCAAATGCGGGTGCGTCGGTTCGACTACCACTACAGCAGAAGGAGTACGAGCAAGCAGAGCGATGCTTGCTGAAGGTAGCGCAGTCGGAGAGTTTTATCGATGAGCTGAAGGTGCTGTCGAGCAACAAAGATCGTCCGGCGAGCCAGTGGATGGCACTTGAGAAGTCTAGTCCGCTATACAAGCTGACCCCGCTGGTAGATGAGTATGGCTTGATCAGAATGGAGGGCCGCGTGGAGCGGGCAGAGTTTCTACCGTTCGACTTGCGGTTCCCAGTTATTCTTCCGAACGACCACAGAATTACGAAGCTGATAGTCCAACATTACCATGAGAGGAGTGGCCATGGATACCGCCAGGCGGTTAAAAACGAGTTGCGGCAGCTGTACTACATTCCGCATGTAGATGCAGTGGTGAGAAAAGTGTCGGTGGCCTGCGTCTGGTGTAAAGTGCATCGCTGTCGTCCCCATGCTCCACGGATGGCTCCACTACCAGTGCAGCGCATTACGCCGAATCTTCGGCCATTTAGCTACGTGGGTGTCGATTATCTGGGGCCGTTTGACGTGACTGTAGGGCGTCGAACAGAGAAACGTTGGATAGCGCTGTTCACATGCATGGTGATACGAGCGGTACATTTGGAGGTAGCCCACGGATTGACAACACAGTCCTGTTTGATGGCGATACACCGGTTTATCGGTCGCCGGGGCTGGCCGAttgaattcttctccgacaacGGGACGAATCTGCGAGGAGCAAGCAAGGAAGTAGTAGAGGTTGTACAGGGCATCAGAGATGACTGTGCAGACCAGCTGACGAATGCAAAGACTAGGTGGACGTTCAATCCTCCCGCTGCGCCTCATATGGGGGGCGTCTGGGAGCGGTTGGTGCGTTCCGTGAAGGAGGCGTTAACAGCGTTGAACGATGGAAGGCGACTGACGGACGAGATTTTGCAGACGGTAATCGTTGAGGCTGAGGACATCGTCAATTCTCGTCCCCTCACCTACGTGTCGCAACAGAACAACGAGGCAGAAGCACTAACCCCAAACCACTTCTTGAGGGGTGGGTCACCGAATCAGCCAAGCGGTACACCGCCGCCACCCAATCCGGCAGTGGCTCTCCGGGACGCCTTCCAGCGGTCCCAGCAAATAGCCAGCGTGATGTGGGATAGATGGATCAAGGAGTACGTGCCTTTGCTGAACCGAAGGTCCAAGTGGTTCGGCGAATCAAGACCGTTGCAAGCAGGAGATTTGGTGTATATCGTAGATGGTACCAACCGTAAGTGTTGGGTTCGTGGAGTGGTAGAAGAACCCATAGTGTCCGGAGACGGAAGGGTCCGTCAAGCGTGGGTGCGTACTAGCACCGGAAGGTATAAGCGAGCGTCAGCGAGGCTGGCCGTGATAGAAGTTGAGGAAGGTAACCCTGAGCCGGAAGTGGCCTCCGGGGCAGAGTTACGGGCCGGGGAATGGTCTGGCAACCCTGCCCAGACGCAGCCGCATCACAACCAATATTTGGCCGAGTAGGCAAATGTCAGTTCACAGCGGATATGATGGTGAGAGTGAGTGATAAAATTAAATACAGAAAGGGGAAAAAgggaaaatataaacaaatggcCGAAGTTGAGTAAACAGAATTAGTAGCGAATCGAAGAAAATTGTATTGCAAGAAGAGAGTTGAACGGTGAATAAATCTAGATTGTATTTGAGGTAGAGTGAATTACGTGGAGTTTGGTCAGCAGATAACAATTAAGTACACTCTGACGCAGGACAGTACAGTGGTGCTCAAACTATCGAAGACAGCCCACGGACTTTTAGACGACAATTAGACGAACGACACAGAAAGCGAGTAGAACAGGCAGACAAGTCTACGTGGACGATTGAGACGGAAGTTAAAGGAGAAGaacaaactaaaattgtgagtagaaatgttacaaaaaagattatatttgtaaaaaattgtaaaacaacCCACAAacttaaattttaattaaacttCCAC
The nucleotide sequence above comes from Armigeres subalbatus isolate Guangzhou_Male chromosome 3, GZ_Asu_2, whole genome shotgun sequence. Encoded proteins:
- the LOC134221633 gene encoding uncharacterized protein LOC134221633, with the translated sequence MGSFLLRWRRPGGCESRLALSSVCVSASAQQLKVPDTRSKTRGGKKTGQKGDGGSDQGVSSDADPAEKQLEEEQLAKEKAFAKQMEARKKLLARQKAWKQEQLRQEREMRELELQVQREIEEQQLQQEQEMLDAQLAAEKEFLEKRDAIRKKFENSVKRVNASKDEDGAVGGRSKSEPDQAVEEWLQQSRKTNTQQSVSDVRGAFPKGGVPLGAGVVIKANKTKSMKPVKEVPEIVENEPESSEDESSESLDYPAKSRHSQSRYGSMQTSRSESGVPVPSEVSWRAGSLAAYDEHTTAACGFTNLENLKRLQDCLQGDALEAVRSRLVLPDSVPDDICDLRNLFGRPEKLLKTLLTKVRNSPAPRGDRLETFINFGITVKQLCDHLEAAQLRDHLNNPMLVQELVDKLPPSYKLDWVRFKRGKIDSPLRMFSNFTTEIVSDVSEVTEFTMLSVNERARPGRENPRKKEFVHMHEFAQKWSEGSRIEAVSRPCWICERTDHLIRNCDELRRMNIAERLREVERQKLCGICLNKHGNSRCSSKIRCVVRGCQGNHHPLLHRVERSVQLQKAISDCTVIFRMMPVTLHVGKRQYDTVAFLDEGSSATLVDDVVAKRLKAEGSLEPLIVTWTGNINRFENESRCVEMMVAAKGSKEKFPLFNTRTVSELQLPKQNVRYAEVVKRYTHLVGVPVKDFPSGVPTILIGLDNLHLFAPLESRVGRPNEPIAVRSKMGWTIYGSEKRRASVNTYLNFHSIATVSNQELHDLMREQYVLEETAGASFAVPEPLEEKRAREILEATTQRVGHRFETGLLWRSDVRKFPDSYSMAKRRMHALDRKLERNPALKENVCRQIEEYQEKGYAHKVTDVELMETAQSAVCYLPLNVVVNPRKPGKVRLVWDAAASVNGISLNSELLKGPDMLVPLPRVICHFRERPIAFGGDIQEMYHQIRIRSEDKQAQRFLFRSGSEEAPQIFVMDVATFGSTCSPSSAQYVKNVNAKQFAKRYPEAVDAIVKRHYVDDYYDSVDTVEEAIKRANEVRYVHSCGGFRIRNWVSNSNAFLQAVGEQSGESAVHFSENKAAEYERVLGVVWDTIEDVFCFETASKFECSKVLRGEERPTKRMVLSIAMAQFDPAGFLAPVTILGKMLVQDLWRTGCQWDDAVDDLSYKKWTRWTSMLANVQAFKLSRSYFGTARSDEIRDVQLHIFADAGETGYGCVAYFRAMVRGEVKCTLVMSQAKVAPLKQVSIPRLELLAAVLSARMSHTVRENHSISISKVVFWIDAEVVLSWIRSDQRRYKQFVGFRIGEILSLTRLADWRWVPTRLNVADLLTKWGKDPDLHPSGPWVRGPQFLYDREENWPRKSLPPANTTEELRVHLLLHDVKIPAVLVDANRFSKWTILVRTIACVFRFVTNCRRKKGKLPIETLRATKGQLKSHISNAGASVRLPLQQKEYEQAERCLLKVAQSESFIDELKVLSSNKDRPASQWMALEKSSPLYKLTPLVDEYGLIRMEGRVERAEFLPFDLRFPVILPNDHRITKLIVQHYHERSGHGYRQAVKNELRQLYYIPHVDAVVRKVSVACVWCKVHRCRPHAPRMAPLPVQRITPNLRPFSYVGVDYLGPFDVTVGRRTEKRWIALFTCMVIRAVHLEVAHGLTTQSCLMAIHRFIGRRGWPIEFFSDNGTNLRGASKEVVEVVQGIRDDCADQLTNAKTRWTFNPPAAPHMGGVWERLVRSVKEALTALNDGRRLTDEILQTVIVEAEDIVNSRPLTYVSQQNNEAEALTPNHFLRGGSPNQPSGTPPPPNPAVALRDAFQRSQQIASVMWDRWIKEYVPLLNRRSKWFGESRPLQAGDLVYIVDGTNRKCWVRGVVEEPIVSGDGRVRQAWVRTSTGRYKRASARLAVIEVEEGNPEPEVASGAELRAGEWSGNPAQTQPHHNQYLAE